CCCTCATATTCCACCAGGTAGTCGAGTGCATGGAGAACGGCGTGATGTTCGATGGTACTGCTAATGAGATGGGTTTTGCCCTGGGCCCGTAGCGCCATGGCCACCCCTTTGATGGCCAGATTAATGCTTTCACTCCCGCCGCCGGTAAAGACAATCTCTTTTGGCTGACACCCTAACACCAGCGCTACCTGCTCACGCGCATCGTCCAACGCCTGCAATGCAGCCCGGCCAACCTGATGGATGCTGGATGCGTTTCCACTCATGCCGGTCAGGAATGGCATCATCGCTTCCAGTACTCGTGGATCGAGCGGTGTTGTGGCAGCGTAGTCAAGGTAAATCAGGCGACTATTCATAGACGGTTCTCCGGCAAGGTTATTGAGCACGACGGGTACGTGCTTCGTCGCGTAGCACCTGGAGATTGAGTATTTCGGCCACTTCGTAGCGAGGCGGCAACGAACCGGCTATTGGACGAATTCGCAATACCGGCGGGAAGTATCCCATGCGGCCATGCAGCTCGGCCAGCAGGGCAGCGGCACTGAAGTTGAGAGCTGGGAGATTAACCAGGATCGCTTCGCTCTGCCATTGCTGAGGCGAAAGACCGGCAGCATCGGCCATGGCGACGATTTGCGGGAGTAACGGCTGTTGCTGATCGATTTGACTGGGAATGTCAAGCAATCGATCAATGTGCTGGCCGGTCAATGCAACGATTTGTTCTTGCTGCGCTGCGGTGATGGGATGGGCATAGTTTAGGATAATCATCTTTCAATCCTTGTATGACGTATCTCTCTATCTATTGTAGCGCAGACTGATTGATAGAGTGCTGGCGATGGGTCGCTTGTTGTGAATGGTTGTGGAACATTTGCCTGTTGATTCACGTTTGGAGATTGACTGATAGCCTGACGTCACCGCCCAACAGCGAGTTCTGGGGAGACAGGCATCAACAGACACATCGCCGAATGTACCAGAACGATGAAAGGACATCTTCCTATGAGTGCAATCCGGGTAATAATGCTCCTACTGGTTATGTTCCTGGTAGCCTGTACGAATCGTAGCATACCCACCACTGATCTTACCAATAGACAGTGGCAGTTGATCGAACTTGAGGGTCAACCACCGTTACCATCAGAACAGGCGTTATCGATGGCGTTTGATAACACCGGACGTATAAGCGGATTTGCCGGTTGTAATTCCTTTAGCGGTAGCTATCGTGTTGAAGGAACGACAATCTCTATCAGCGACGTGGTGACGACTCTGATGGCCTGCGCCGATGATGCAGTGACTACTCAGGAGATGATGTTTCATCAGGCGTTGCAGGCTGTAACGCAGTACGAATTAAACGCCGGGACGCTGACCCTGCGCGATGAACATGGTGTTGTTCGTCTCCGCTTCCAGGCATTTTAATCCGCCGTTGCCCATGCGGTAACCGGACGGGTAATGTGCCGTAGAGTGAGGGGCATGCATCATTACCCCTCACTCGCGCCTATTGCCGTTGTTCTTCGAGAATCGTCTTGCCCAAACCGGTCAGACGGGCAATAAACCAGCCCAGTGTGAAGACAGGAATCGGTTGTGTCAATGGAATGAGGGCTTCAACCGCAGCTTTATTGCGTAAGCCGCGCAAGCCCAGTCGGTCGAGTAGCAGCCAGCTAACCGGAGCTGCCAGAATGTCAAGACCAAAATCGAGCAAATCGAGGGCAATGGGCAGTGCGATGGGCAGATAATGCATCGTTTCAAAAAAACCGGCATCCGGCGGTACATTCAGGTTTCGTAACCGTTGCCAGATCAGCCAGAGCACCGTAACCGCAAGCGTCAAACAAACCAACATGATGACGAGTAACCAGCTTAAGATTGTCGCAATTTGCTCACTCATTGGTGCTGCATCCTTCCCAGGCCAACCCAGATCAGGGCCGTCAGGCTTACAATCAAGACAAGGGTTGCTAGCGTGCTCAGTTCCAGAATTGCCCCAAAACGAGGTTGATCGCGATCCATCATTGCCAGTGCTGCCACGATAGGGTCGGTCAGATGGTAGAGCCAGGTCACCGCCGGGCTGTCGGGTCGGGCGGCCAGCAATTTCAGCACCAGCCGCACCACGAGTAAACCGCCAAGTGCACCACCCAGCAGGGCAATACCTTCTCGCAAGAGATCCAACAGTCGCCGATTCATCGCAATAATCCTATAGATGGAACTTTACAGAGCTATTGTACGTCTATTAAGCGCTACAGGCAGGCATTGTGCAGAAAATGCTTGTGAGACGAGAAAACTCCACAAGAGATTGTACCGTATCTGTTTCGACAGTAATGAGACCCTCTCATCTAAAAGATTGTTGCAACTGATGCGCTTTGGTCGGGTGGTGGTGTAGTTCTGATCGCGAAACTCACTTGATGTCATATCTTCGGCCACATCTGGCATCGGTAACGGTAGAGTGGTGAGATACGTTCTTTCAGATACGTTGATTATTCTCAGCAAAATATGACCGAAGACCTATGGCATTGGTTACGGTGGTTTGTTACACTATACTCACTTAACTTCCTGGCCTGCATGACAGTCACAAGAACCGGTATCCAGTCACGTGCACAAGGAAATCGTCATGATCAAGCCAATGGCGTCGGTTGGGGCAGAGCAGCGAATAACCATAACGAATCTCTGGCGATCAGGTCGCGCTAACCTCTTTTTTATCATGGTGGGGTTAGAGTTGTGCCTGCTACTAAGCGTACTTGTCTGGCTATTGTTATCCGCACCACCGCGCCCGTCGTTGACCACGACACCGGATTTGTCTCGGTTGACCGATGAAATTCAGGGTCGTCTTAGCGGATTGATCATCGATCCCGTCATCGAAGTCAAACCAGGAGTTTTCGTGCGCTCAAGTAATGTGCGGGGTTTCCACTACGAGGGCAACGTCTACTACTACTATATCGAGGGTGTGCCGAATTACGATCCCTTGTCGCGTGGATTACTCCGTCCTGATCAGGTAGAAATCATGCTTCGCGACGATAGTGGTGAGCAGACCATCGTCATCTACCGGGTGCAATAGCAGGTCGGGTGAGAGCGCAGGATACGCATTTCTCCAGATCAACGACGACGCCCTTCTTCCCAGTTCCCCCAATCCCGTTCTTCGGCGGCACGGATCGCTCGTCGCTTTAGTGCGCGCCGTGAAATCGGGATAACTTCGTTGAGCGTTGCCCAAAGCTGCTCTTCAAGCTGAGGTTGGGCAGCCAGTGCAGCCTCAATAGCCTGTACATCGATACCACGGGCATGCAACTCGGTCGCGATCTCGATGGCACGTGATCGATCACCGGCAGCGAGTGCTGCGATCAAAGCTTCTTCGAGCGTCATCGTTGATCCCCCTCCTGCTCAGGCCGTCAGAATAATCGGCCCTTCTTCGGTGATAGCCAGCGTATGCTCGAACTGCGCTGACCGCTTGCCATCAGCAGTGCGCACCGTCCAGCCATCGCGATCAACTTTAGTTGCGGCTGTGCCGGCGTTGATCATCGGTTCGATTGTGAACACCATCCCGGCGACGATTTTGCGGGTCTGCTGGGGATCGTCGTAATGCAGAATGGTCGGTTCTTCGTGGAGATTACGCCCCAGGCCATGACCGGTATATTCGCGCACCACCGAAAAGCCATTCGCTTCAGCGTGGCGCTGAATTGCGGCACCGATTGCCCGCAAGGGGTTGCCTACCCGTGCCTGCTCAATCCCCAATTCAAGGCAACGCCGGGTCACGTCGAGGAGTCGTTGCGTCTCATCATCAACCTCGCCGACAGCAAAGGTCTCGCACGCATCGCCGATCCAGCCGTTGAGGCGTAGCCCGATATCGATGCCGACAATATCACCCTGGCGGAGGCGATCACGCTTGCTCGGAATACCGTGACAAATCACGTCGTTAATCGAAGCGCAGATCGTGCCTGGAAAAGGGGGAATGTAGTTCCGCCGTCCGGCGGGTACATACCCTTTGTATACCGGCTCGGCCCCGTGCGAGCGAATGAACTCTTCGGCAATTGCATCGAGTTCAGCCGTCGTTACCCCTGGCCGAATATGCTCACGCAGCACCTGAAACGTCTGCCGCACCAGTTGACCGGCAGCACGTAGGAGTTCTATCTGGGCAGGAGATTTTAAAATGATAGCCATAGTGGTACTTTCATCGATCAGCATGTACTACATATGTTATAGCACATTCTCTTCGGTTGACGGTACCGGTGGCCGGGGTAACAGACCGGCCTGTTCCACGACCCGTGGAATCGCCCGCGTCCAGTCAACCGACATAATGTGAACGCCGGCCACACCTTCTACGCTGAGTAGCTCGTTGACCAGTTCGGCAGCCAGGGTGATCCCTTCCGCTTCGCTGTCGGTAGCCCGCTGCATTCGCTCAATCACCGTCTCCGGCATAAGGGTACCGGGCAGGTGATCGCGCAGGTAGATGGCCGAGTGCGGTCGACGCAAGATCATCACGCCGGCCAGAATATACGCCTGTTGGTGTAAACCGGCTGCGCGTACATCGGCCATCCACTGCCGGAATCGCCCGACATCGAAGATGAGTTGCGTTTGGACAAATTCGGCACCGGCCTCGATCTTTTTCTCAAGGCGGGCAGCCCGTTCAACATTGGGGTTCGCGACGCTGCCGATAAAGAATCGTGGCGCCTCTTTGAGCGGCGTACCGGATTGGAACGTCGCCTGATCGCGTAGCGTGCGTAAGACCCGGATCAGTTGGAATGAATTGAGATCGAGGACATTTTTGGCCTCTGGATGGTCGCCAATCCGGGGATGGTCACCCGTCATTGCCAGTAAATTACGAACACCAAGGGCCGCTGCACTGAGCGCATCGGCTTGCAGGGCAATCCGATTGCGATGCTGGCAGGTCATCTGCATGATCGGCTCAATGCCGAGTTGTTGCAAAATGACACTCCCACCCAGCGACGACATGCGGGCAATACCGCGCTGGTTGTCGGTCAAATTGACCGCATCGACATAATCGCGAATGTTGCGGGCCAATGCTTCGAGATGGCTACGTGCCGCCCCCTTTGGCGGTGCAATCTCGCCGGTAACGACAATCTGGCCGGCAGCGAGCCGGCGCTGAAGGGTAGAATGCATAGGTTATTCGTCGGCAAGAGCCTGTTGCAGATCGGCGATCAAGTCACTCACATCCTCAATCCCGCACGAAAGGCGGATGAGGTTGTCGCGAATACCCACCGCCAGCCGTTCTTCACTACTCAATTCATAGTAACTCATAAGTGCCGGTTGTTCAACCAGGCTTTCAACACCACCAAAGCTCGGTGCAATGTACGGCAGACGCAACCGGTCGACCACAGCCATGGCACTCTGCAAATCGCCGACTACTTCAAATGAGACAACGCCGCCAAAGCCGCGCATTTGGGCACGGGCGACGGCGTGGTCGGGGTGTTCGGGTAATCCCGGATAATGCACCCGGCTTACCCGTGGATGACGGGCCAGAAATTCGGCTACTGCCTGACCATTGTGATTGTGGCGCTCCATGCGCAGGGCGAAGGTCTTCAACCCACGACCGAGCAGATACGCGGTATGCGGATCACAGATACCACCGAGGATACCCTGAGTTTCGCGCAGCGCACTGATGATGGGTGGCCGACCAATGATCACACCGGCCAGCAGATCGTTGTGACCTGCCAGATATTTGCTACAGCTATGCACCACCAGGTCGATCCCGTATTCCAGTGGCCGCATATTGTAGGGGGTAGCGAAGGTGGCATCGATGAGCGTCTTAATCCGATGCTCGCGGGCAATGCTTGCCACGGCAGCCAGATCGATCACCCGCAGGTAAGGATTGGTAGGCGCTTCCGTAACAATCAGGCGAGTGCGTCCCGGCTCGATAGCAGCCGCAATCGCGGCAGGATCGGCGGCAGCTACAACGCTATGCGTCACACCCAGCCGGGCCAGCATGGTACGCACGAACTGGCGGGTGCGCCGATAACCGTCATCGGTCAGAATAACGTGGCTTCCTGATGGGAGAAGTGCCAGCATCACCGTCGTTAATGCATTCATCCCGGAAGCGCAAAGCAGTGCTGCGGCAGGTGCCGTTGGTGATTCGAGAGCGGCTAATCGCGCTTCAACGGCTCGTACAGTCGGATTGCCGTAGCGACCGTACTCTTCACGCTCCAGGTCGCCTGACTGGAAAGCGATCAACTCAGCGCTATCACGGAAGGTGTAGGTGGCACTGTGAACAACCGGTGGGGTGATGGCATCAAATGCACGCTGACGCGGTTCACCCGCGTGAACTGCGGCCGTACTGGGTCCGGTAAACTGATCGATAGCCATAAGAAAACCTCTCATCAAGGCGACGAGAGGTCAGATGACGTTCTTCTACCGATTAACGGGAAGACGCCGCTCTCCTCTCATCTGCCAGCTTTATGCTGCCGGAGTTGCCACCCGTCAGGTTCACTTCCGCCGGGTTGGCGCGGTTTCGCAGGGCCGGTCCCTCCACCGCTCTGGATGAGTGCAGCGTTCTGCAATTGGTGGTGAGTATAGCAGGGGAACAGGTTGTTGTCAATGGGGGAAGCACAGACAATTACCCGGGAAGTTTTGTGCAAAAGTAGATCTCTCCACTATCTTTGGTTAAACCCATCTGCACGGCTGCTTCAGGGTCGGGGACGAGATCGGTAACCGTGGTTGTTTGCACAGTAAAACCTGCCCCACGTAACCGGTCGGGAAAATCTCGTCCATACACACGAACATGGTCTTCCTGTCCAAAGGCAATAAATCGTGCTTGTGGATCGACAATGCTGGGATCCTCAAACGTCACTTCGGCCATAATCGGCACTAACAGGATTGCCCAACCGGTTGGTTTCAGGACTCTCCAGAACTCGCGCATGGCTTTTCGATCATCTGGCACATGCTCGAGAACATGGCTGCACAGTATCACATCAAAGGACGCATCAGGATACTGAATATTCGTGATATCCATTTTTACCATCACGTGATCGTCGTTCAGATCAGCCGTGATATAACCAGACCCTAGCTTTTGGTGAAAGATTGGTTTGAAACATGGTTCTGGCGCAATATGAAGAACATCCTTTGGTCTGCCATCAAACAAGTCAGTTTTTTGGGTTAAATAGAGCCATAATAGCCGATGACGCTCTAAAGAACCGCAATAAATGCACAAAGCACCTTTACGGCGTGACCGACCGTAAGGTGCAAATGCACGTAATGATTTCTGACAAACAGGGCAAAAATGGTTTTTGCCCTGGTATAACATCAGGTTTTTCACTCTAATCACAAAGTCACGAGCATTACGCAATGGCCGTTTTACGTCGTTGGGTAATACGCTCAAAAAACGTTTCATTCATAATCTCCGTAAAACATTGACAGGGAAAAGAGCCGCTCTTAATATCGGGTTCGTAACCTGCCACTGTGCCAGAGATGAGACGTGAGACTGTTGCTGCCTGTATTGGATGATCACACCTTCAAAAACGCCGACATAATCACCACATCGTGCAGATCGCCGTTGCGATCAATGGCGTGGCGTGTCAACTGACCTTCAACCGCGAATCCCAGGCGCGAGAAGATGGCCTGACCGGCTTTCAACGCCGCTAACATCGCTACTGTCACCTTTTGCGCACCTAAATCACGAGCTGCTTCGACAATGGCCTGCGCCATCTGCATGCCAAGGCCACAGCGCCGCCATCCCGGCTTGACGAGCAGGCGAAGTTCGGCGACATGGTTCGACCAGCCCGGTACCCGGCGTGCTGATGCATAGGCAGCGATTGAGCCATCATCGGCAATGGCCACCATCTGCCGCCAGTTTTCGGCGAACGAGGCATTTACCAGGCGGGTAATAATTTCGGGGTTGGTAAAATCTTCTTCCAGATAGAGGAGATCATCTTTGGGAAGACTTAAGCCAAATTCTGTCAGCGCTGCCCGGTCACTTTCCACGAGTGCCCGAATGGTGACCTGTCGATTGTCCTTTAGCGCTACATTGCTCATCGCTGCGCTGCGTTGAACCATGCCCGACCTCCTGCTGGGTTGATGAGGAAATCTGTTGTATGAAGTGTGTGAAATATACCACATGAAGTTACAGTCGGGTTACTCCCCGCCGAAATCGAAATGATCGGGCGTGGTTTGGCACGATGAACGATGACAGATCTTCTCAACCCATTCCTTGTTGCTAATCCTGATATAATTGTACGTGTTCCTTGAAGTTCGGCAAGTAACTGGCGGAGTCGCCCGGCGATCCGTCGCAAGGAGGTCGTCATGAGCGAGAAGCGAGAGGTCGTGGTGCTCAGCGGCGTGCGCACGGCCATTGGCACATTTGGTGGTAGTTTGAAGGATATTCCGCCAACCGAATTGGCGGCACTGGTTACCCGTGAAGCAGTTGCCCGCTCTGGCCTGCAACCAAACGAAATCGGTCATGTGGTCTTCGGGCACGTGATCAATACCGAACCGCATGATATGTATCTGGCTCGCTATGCGGCGGTACGCGGCGGTCTGTCGGTAGAGACTCCAGCCCTAACGCTTAACCGGCTCTGCGGTAGTGGGTTGCAGGCTATCGTGTCGGCGGCCCAATACATTTTGCAAGGTGATGCTGAAGCAGCCGTTGCCGGTGGTGCCGAGTGTATGAGCCGTGGCCCGTACAGCTTGCCGGCCATGCGTTTCGGTGCCCGTATGAATGATTCAAAGGTCGTCGATATGATGGTCGGTGCCCTAACCGACCCGTTTGACGATTGCCATATGGGGGTAACTGCCGAAAACGTGGCGGCAAAGTGGGGAATCAGCCGCGAAGATCAGGATCAACTGGCTTACGAGAGCCATATGCGCGCAGCGCGGGCGATTGACGAAGGACGTTTCGCCAATCAGATCGTGCCGGTTGAGATTAAGGTCAAGGGTGGTACCGCCCAATTCATGGTTGATGAAGGGGTACGCCGCGATACGACCATCGACAAGCTGGCCAAGCTCCGCCCGGTGTTTCTGAAGGATGGTTCGGTGACGGCCGGCAATGCTTCG
This genomic window from Chloroflexus aurantiacus J-10-fl contains:
- a CDS encoding trans-sulfuration enzyme family protein, producing MAIDQFTGPSTAAVHAGEPRQRAFDAITPPVVHSATYTFRDSAELIAFQSGDLEREEYGRYGNPTVRAVEARLAALESPTAPAAALLCASGMNALTTVMLALLPSGSHVILTDDGYRRTRQFVRTMLARLGVTHSVVAAADPAAIAAAIEPGRTRLIVTEAPTNPYLRVIDLAAVASIAREHRIKTLIDATFATPYNMRPLEYGIDLVVHSCSKYLAGHNDLLAGVIIGRPPIISALRETQGILGGICDPHTAYLLGRGLKTFALRMERHNHNGQAVAEFLARHPRVSRVHYPGLPEHPDHAVARAQMRGFGGVVSFEVVGDLQSAMAVVDRLRLPYIAPSFGGVESLVEQPALMSYYELSSEERLAVGIRDNLIRLSCGIEDVSDLIADLQQALADE
- a CDS encoding META domain-containing protein; the protein is MSAIRVIMLLLVMFLVACTNRSIPTTDLTNRQWQLIELEGQPPLPSEQALSMAFDNTGRISGFAGCNSFSGSYRVEGTTISISDVVTTLMACADDAVTTQEMMFHQALQAVTQYELNAGTLTLRDEHGVVRLRFQAF
- a CDS encoding class I SAM-dependent methyltransferase, whose protein sequence is MKRFLSVLPNDVKRPLRNARDFVIRVKNLMLYQGKNHFCPVCQKSLRAFAPYGRSRRKGALCIYCGSLERHRLLWLYLTQKTDLFDGRPKDVLHIAPEPCFKPIFHQKLGSGYITADLNDDHVMVKMDITNIQYPDASFDVILCSHVLEHVPDDRKAMREFWRVLKPTGWAILLVPIMAEVTFEDPSIVDPQARFIAFGQEDHVRVYGRDFPDRLRGAGFTVQTTTVTDLVPDPEAAVQMGLTKDSGEIYFCTKLPG
- a CDS encoding YggT family protein, translated to MNRRLLDLLREGIALLGGALGGLLVVRLVLKLLAARPDSPAVTWLYHLTDPIVAALAMMDRDQPRFGAILELSTLATLVLIVSLTALIWVGLGRMQHQ
- a CDS encoding methylenetetrahydrofolate reductase: MHSTLQRRLAAGQIVVTGEIAPPKGAARSHLEALARNIRDYVDAVNLTDNQRGIARMSSLGGSVILQQLGIEPIMQMTCQHRNRIALQADALSAAALGVRNLLAMTGDHPRIGDHPEAKNVLDLNSFQLIRVLRTLRDQATFQSGTPLKEAPRFFIGSVANPNVERAARLEKKIEAGAEFVQTQLIFDVGRFRQWMADVRAAGLHQQAYILAGVMILRRPHSAIYLRDHLPGTLMPETVIERMQRATDSEAEGITLAAELVNELLSVEGVAGVHIMSVDWTRAIPRVVEQAGLLPRPPVPSTEENVL
- a CDS encoding acetyl-CoA C-acyltransferase family protein translates to MSEKREVVVLSGVRTAIGTFGGSLKDIPPTELAALVTREAVARSGLQPNEIGHVVFGHVINTEPHDMYLARYAAVRGGLSVETPALTLNRLCGSGLQAIVSAAQYILQGDAEAAVAGGAECMSRGPYSLPAMRFGARMNDSKVVDMMVGALTDPFDDCHMGVTAENVAAKWGISREDQDQLAYESHMRAARAIDEGRFANQIVPVEIKVKGGTAQFMVDEGVRRDTTIDKLAKLRPVFLKDGSVTAGNASSINDAAAAVVLMDRATAERRGYKPLARLVGYSHAAVEPKYMGIGPVPAVRRLLERTGLRISDIDLFEVNEAFAAQALAVIRDLELPPDRTNPNGSGISLGHPIGATGCILTVKAIHELHRTGGRYALVTMCIGGGQGIAAIFERM
- the csx15 gene encoding CRISPR-associated protein Csx15 codes for the protein MIILNYAHPITAAQQEQIVALTGQHIDRLLDIPSQIDQQQPLLPQIVAMADAAGLSPQQWQSEAILVNLPALNFSAAALLAELHGRMGYFPPVLRIRPIAGSLPPRYEVAEILNLQVLRDEARTRRAQ
- a CDS encoding GNAT family N-acetyltransferase yields the protein MVQRSAAMSNVALKDNRQVTIRALVESDRAALTEFGLSLPKDDLLYLEEDFTNPEIITRLVNASFAENWRQMVAIADDGSIAAYASARRVPGWSNHVAELRLLVKPGWRRCGLGMQMAQAIVEAARDLGAQKVTVAMLAALKAGQAIFSRLGFAVEGQLTRHAIDRNGDLHDVVIMSAFLKV
- the map gene encoding type I methionyl aminopeptidase; this encodes MAIILKSPAQIELLRAAGQLVRQTFQVLREHIRPGVTTAELDAIAEEFIRSHGAEPVYKGYVPAGRRNYIPPFPGTICASINDVICHGIPSKRDRLRQGDIVGIDIGLRLNGWIGDACETFAVGEVDDETQRLLDVTRRCLELGIEQARVGNPLRAIGAAIQRHAEANGFSVVREYTGHGLGRNLHEEPTILHYDDPQQTRKIVAGMVFTIEPMINAGTAATKVDRDGWTVRTADGKRSAQFEHTLAITEEGPIILTA